The Gammaproteobacteria bacterium genome has a segment encoding these proteins:
- a CDS encoding RHS repeat-associated core domain-containing protein produces the protein MGVGFGNEPEHRCHERWPGHEHLDNLSLVHMNGRVYDPKLGRFLSADPLLGDPGNPQSLNPYSYVGNKPLSLTDPTGFEAWSLAPDAAIADMDQAIAHWQSDFSAWRSTCLSASALCDTGGIPSAVGIRDAALAVVSAATGQMWADTGSQLRSDLITGSFDKCTSGGGCQIVEKGAYNTNQHRVAVFDAGFADFLTTFLSDHGAFVIGDLAQVRAFWAANGIYKAPVGNLEPGEFGGLLMASNVQYDLSVPLNYSAGTTVSGAVIGGATGAKMGLHGLRALSAVSSATNLMLIGGAAHEVGGLALTGAAVGAAGGVLLGVSFTGGYVFGTYIYENHIQYYLGQ, from the coding sequence TTGGGCGTTGGCTTCGGAAACGAACCAGAGCATAGGTGTCATGAGAGGTGGCCCGGGCACGAGCACCTGGACAACCTCTCGCTCGTGCACATGAATGGGCGGGTGTACGATCCGAAGCTCGGGCGGTTTCTCTCCGCCGATCCGCTGCTCGGGGATCCCGGAAACCCGCAGTCCCTGAATCCGTACAGTTATGTCGGGAATAAGCCGTTGTCGTTGACCGATCCGACTGGATTTGAAGCCTGGTCGCTGGCGCCGGACGCGGCAATCGCGGACATGGACCAGGCGATCGCCCATTGGCAGAGCGATTTCTCGGCGTGGCGCAGCACCTGCCTGTCCGCGTCGGCGTTGTGTGATACGGGCGGAATTCCGAGCGCCGTGGGCATCAGAGACGCTGCCCTGGCGGTCGTCAGCGCTGCGACCGGCCAGATGTGGGCGGACACGGGGAGTCAACTGCGGTCGGATCTCATCACGGGATCCTTCGACAAGTGCACGAGCGGTGGCGGTTGTCAGATCGTCGAGAAGGGTGCGTACAACACCAATCAGCATCGAGTTGCGGTGTTTGATGCGGGATTTGCGGATTTTCTGACGACGTTTCTGAGCGATCACGGTGCGTTCGTGATCGGCGACCTGGCGCAGGTGCGGGCCTTCTGGGCTGCAAATGGCATCTACAAGGCGCCGGTCGGTAATCTGGAGCCAGGAGAATTTGGCGGTTTGTTAATGGCGAGTAACGTCCAGTACGACTTGTCTGTTCCCCTTAACTATTCAGCAGGCACGACTGTTAGCGGCGCTGTTATTGGTGGCGCTACAGGGGCAAAGATGGGACTCCACGGTTTACGGGCACTATCCGCGGTGTCGTCGGCAACGAACCTAATGCTGATCGGCGGTGCAGCTCACGAGGTCGGCGGCCTTGCTCTTACTGGGGCGGCGGTAGGAGCAGCTGGCGGCGTGTTACTAGGTGTGAGTTTCACGGGTGGGTATGTGTTTGGAACCTATATTTACGAAAACCACATTCAATATTATTTAGGCCAGTAG
- a CDS encoding TonB-dependent receptor, translating into MSYGRGYKAGGFNLDRAGFANPLLALAVPPPRPVIVPTAADLDFDEETVDAYEIGSKTTLREIITVNVAAFYQEFDDFQLNSFTGTGFTVSNLPEVTSKGVELEWAAAIADGLTLNGGATYTNASYSNDAETPAALRGRRLTNAPFWVVTAAASYEQL; encoded by the coding sequence GTGTCCTACGGCCGCGGCTACAAGGCGGGCGGCTTCAATCTCGACCGCGCCGGGTTCGCCAACCCGCTGCTGGCACTCGCGGTGCCGCCGCCGCGACCGGTGATCGTGCCGACCGCCGCCGACCTCGATTTCGACGAGGAAACCGTGGACGCCTACGAGATCGGCAGCAAGACCACGCTCCGGGAAATCATCACGGTCAACGTCGCGGCCTTCTACCAGGAGTTCGACGACTTCCAGTTGAACAGCTTCACCGGCACCGGCTTTACCGTCAGCAACCTGCCCGAAGTGACTTCCAAGGGCGTGGAACTCGAGTGGGCGGCCGCGATCGCCGACGGGCTGACGCTGAACGGCGGCGCCACCTACACCAACGCCTCGTACAGCAACGATGCGGAAACACCGGCGGCGCTGCGTGGCCGGCGACTCACCAACGCGCCGTTCTGGGTGGTGACCGCCGCCGCGAGCTACGAACAGCTGTAG